In Novosphingobium kaempferiae, the DNA window GCACACATGCCGCCATTGCCCTCAAGGCGATCGCGCGGGGCTGCCATGTCCTGTGCGAAAAGCCCTTCGCGTTCGATGCAGCGGAAGGTGAGACGCTGCTCAAGTCCGCGGAACAGGCCGGGATCGTTCACATGGTCTCGCATGAATTCCGTTGGCTTCCCGAGCGTGCGCTGTTCGGCAGGGCCATCAGCGACGGCATGATCGGCGATCCGCGATTTCTGGTCCTGGACCAGTTCATTCCCTTTTGCGCCGATCCCGAAGCGCGATTGCCAAAGTGGTGGTTCGATCTCGATGCGGGAGGCGGTTGGTTGGGAGCCGGCGGCTCGCACCTGATCGATCAGGTTCGGGCGTGGCTCGGCGATTTCCATTCGCTGAGCGCCAACCTGATGGTCGTGTCCGATCGCGATGGCGTCGCCGAGGACAGCTATTCGATGCGCTTCCTGATGAAGAACGGCGTGGAAGGTTCGATGCAGCAGACGGCAGGTGCATGGGGACCGTCGGCCAACCTGTGCCGCTGCGCGGGATCGAAGGGAACCGTCTGGATCGAAGGCGGAAAAGTGCTCGTCGCCGACAAGGGCGGAACCCGCGAACTGCCGATGCCGGATGATCTGCAGCTGCCGCCACCGCCGCCCGCAGCCGACGCCAATTCGAGCGCGCGCATGTCGCACTTCGAGATCGGGCCATTCACCCGCCTTTGCGAAGCGATGGCGTTCCGTATCACCGCCTCGCAGCTCCCCTCGGCGGTTGCAGCACCGACGTTCGCGGACGGACTGGCGACGATGAAGGTGATGGACGCAATGCGTGCCTCGGCAGCCGCCGGTGGCGCCCTGCAGGTCATCTGAAGTGTTTGCGCAAAGCAGTCGGCACCGTCTGGGGCTGGAATACCTCAGCGTGTTCGGCATGCCGGTGCTGGATTACGCGGAGCTTGCCGCGAGGCTCGAATGCGATTTCATATCGCTGAATTTCGGCGGTGCGGCGAACCGCCTTGATCCTCATCGGCCCGAATGCCTGCGAGATGACCCCGCACTCAGGCACCGTCTCACACGAAAGGTGAGAGAGCTTGGCCTCGAAATCCGCCTGGTGGAAGGTTTTGCCATTGCACCGGGCCTTTCCGTCGATGCCTATGCGGCCGACCTGGAGGCTGCGGCCGAGATGGGAGCCTCGGTCATATGCGCTGTCAGTCTGGACAAGGATCTTGCCCGCACTTTCGACCAGTTCCGCAGACTTGCCGAGGCAAGCGCACAATATGGCCTGACCGTCACCACCGAAGTTGGCGCAGGCGTGATCCGCAGCCTGGATCTCGCCCGCGCCGCACTGGCCGGAGTCGCTCATGAAAACTTCGGGCTGCTGCTCGACACCATGCATTTCTTCCGCTGCGGAGCGACAATCGAGGATCTCGCCTCGATACCGGCGGGTGCTCTCGGGCATGTGCAGCTTTGCGATGTACCCATGCCGGCTCAGGGCAGCAGCTATCTCGAAGAAGCGCTTTTCGAACGGTGCGGACTTGGCGAAGGCGACCTTCCCCTCAGGCGTCTTGTCGATACGCTTTCCGAACCGGTTTCGCTCGGACTCGAAATTCCAATACGGTCGCAGCATGCGCACGGCCTATCGGCGTTCGAGAGGCTCGGACCCAGTGTCAGGCTCGCCCGAGCATGGTTGGCCGATCGATGAACTGCTCTATTACACCGCTTTATTCGGTGCAGATTCTATTGCAGAATCTCGCAAAATCAGCCTTGGTAAATGGGTGAATGAAAGACTGCTTTCCGGAATTCTGCCGCCCGCGCTGAACGGTGGCTAAATCGCTGCTGACAGATCCTGACGACCCTTTACCGCCATTCAGCCGCCAATTTTTGGTTGCCTGCAGCGGTCGGTCTGTTTCCTCACATTGGACGCTCAAGACTGGCCGGGTGTTAACAGGCCGGTTTTGCGCGGCCAGAAACACAAACGTACATTCGGCCGAAAAGCTGAGGCGTCGCTTTGGATCCAAATTAGCCGGTTGCATCATTCATCCTGACCGCCGCTTTTGGCGCCCCAAGCCGCTGATTTTATCAGCCAAGAAATAGGATCAAAAGTAAGCGGTTTTGAGCCTATTTCCGCTCACAAAACGGTCGCATTTCGATAGCTTCACACTTTATGGACAAGGCTTTGATACCAACGCGCGAAAAGCGTGGTTCGTAAACGAAAGCTCAAAGCCCGGTCTCCTTGGCCTATAGGCAACCGCCCGAAAAAAACGAAAGAGCCGGAGCCTGTGACGCCACCAACCCGGCTGTACCATCTTGGACTAGTTGGATGACGTGCCGATCGGCGTGTGCAACGATTAGCATCTACTTCTGGTGGCAGGCGCGCGAAACCTCCACCCTGCCAATCCCGGATTTGACCCTTTACGTACGATCCCCGGGGCGCCTCAGAAAACGGACCTGATGCGGACACGGCGTTGCGTGGAGCGGGGCTCTTGGCATCTAAGTCGTTGGAATGTTTGGTTGCGGGGGCAGGATTTGAACCTGCGACCTTCAGGTTATGAGCCTGACGAGCTACCGGGCTGCTCCACCCCGCGTCACCATTGAAGGCTGGTTTTCAGCCCGGTAGCAGTTTGTTTGTTGTCCATTCCGACTGCGTCGGCTTGGACGTGCGGGCTGCTCCACCCCGCGTCACCGATGTCTGCGTCTGTGTGTGACGCGAACAAGGGGGCGTTAGCCCCCCTTGTATCTTGCAAAATACAAGGGGGCTAGCGCCCCCTTATTCGCGTCACACACAGACGCAGACATCGGTGACGCGGGGTGGAGCAGCCCGGTAGCTCGTCAGGCTCATAACCTGAAGGTCGCAGGTTCAAATCCTGCCCCCGCAACCAACGATACACACGAAAGGCCCCGGCGCTCAGCGCACGGGGCCTTTCGTGTGTCTGGAGCATAAGCCACCGCACGCCCGCCCGCATGGCAAAAGAAAAGGCCGGGACGGCGAACCGTCCCGACCTTCTCCGAAATCCCCTCCCGGCAAGCCGGAAGAGCCTGAAACTCCCCTTAGCGGAAGAGCGACAGGAGCGTCTGAGGCGCCTGGTTGGCGATCGACAGGGCCTGCACGCCCAGCTGCTGCTGAACCTGAAGGGCCTGAAGGTTCGCCGATTCCTTGGCGAGGTCGGCATCGACGAGGTTGCCGATACCCGTGGTGATCACGTCGTTCAGGTTGCTGTTGAAGGCAAGCTGACCCTCGATCTGGCGCGAACCGGCGCCCAGCTGGCTGAGACCCGCCTTCACCTTGTCGAAGAAGGTGTCGAGGTTGCCTGCCAGCGTTTTGGCCGAAGCGGCCGCGGTGGCCGAGGTCGCGTTCTCCAGGTCGGTGATCGTGGTATCGGTGCCGGAAGCCCCCATGGCGGTCGTCGCCAGGGTGGTGAAGCCCTGGTTCGCGACCGAGAGGGTGTCGCCGTCGATCGACTGCAGTGCGCTCACCTTGTCGGCGCGCGCCGGAACAGCCGGCGGACCCGCCACCGCCGCAGTGTCCTTCAGAAGGTTGGTGCCGTTGAAGTCCGAGCCATCGATGACGGTGTTGATCTGCTTCTTGAGCGAGACCAGATCCTTCGCGATGGCGGTGCGGCTTTCAACGTCCAGACCTTCGTCCGAAGCTTCGAGCGCCTTCGACTTCATCTGGTTGATGAGGTCGGAGATCTGCTCGGCACCGGCGACGGCGACGTCCGTGACGCTCTTGGCGTTGTTGAGCGAGGAAGTGACCGCGCCCAGCTTGCCAAGGTCGCCACGCAGCGACTGGGCAACCGTGTACTTCGCCGAGTCGTCCTTCGTGGACGCCACGTTCAGACCCGTGGTGATACGGCTCTGGGTGGATTCCATCGAACGGTTGGTGGCATTGAGGCTCTGGAGAGCCGCCATGGCACCAGCGTTGGTGTTGACCGAAAACGCCATTTCAATTTCCCTTCTAGGTTACCGGCCGATTCTGCGGCCTCGGCGGCAGGAAACGCTGCCGCCCGCACGTTCCGAATGAAACGGACGCACACATATTCTAGGATGAGTCGTTAAAGGACGGTTTCGGGCTGTGGAAAAACTATAATCCAGGTCGCCGGGATGTCGCGGGGGCCTAGGCGCTCGCAGTAGCCGCAACAGCACGGGCATGGCGTCGCCATGCGCAGGTCTGCGTGCCGTCTGACACTGTCAACAGGCTTTAGGTGCCGTTCAGTACACTCTCTGCGTCCGTCAGAACGGGAACAGGGCGTCGTAGATCTGCTGGCCCCAGCGGGCCTGCTGGGCGTCGGTCAACTGGCCGCGCCCGCCGTAGCTGATGCGCGCTTCCGCGATCTGGCTGTGGCGGATCGAGTTGTCGCGGGCGATGTCCTCGGGCCGGATGACGCCCGAGACGACAAGCTCGCGTAGTTCGAAGTTTACACGGACTTCCTGCTTGCCACGGATTGCGAGATTGCCGTTGGGAAGGACACTCATGACGGTCGCGGCGACGATCATGTTGATCTGCTCGGAGCGGGCGGTGTTGCCTGCGCCGACCGCGCTCGATTTCGAGCTGGTGCTGGCGAGGTTGCCCGGGTCCGGATTGCCGGGAAGCACTTTGCCGATCTGGCTTTCGAGGCCGAGAAGCGCGGCGATCCCGGCGTTCTCGCTACCGTTGCGGGTGCGAGTGGTGGTGTTGTCGACGCGGGCGTTGTCGGCGATGTTGATGCGGATGGTGACGATGTCGCCGACGCGTGAGGCGCGCTGATCGCGGAAGAAGGCGCCGCCGCCGGTGCGGAACAGCGAGGCGCCACGGGCGGCGTCTGCTACCTTGGGGTCGCCACCGTCGGGCGCACGCTCTCCCGCCGCGTGGTTGCCGAGCGAGGGTTCGATGCGGGGAGCGACGGGTTCGCCCGCCTCGCTCATCTTCGGTGCCTTGCCGACGTTTTTGAGTCGGCCCACCGAACCGCAGCCTGCGAGCAGCGAAGCCGAGAGAAGAGCGACTGCGAGAGTGGCGTTGAAGGTGGCGGCAGGCTTGGTCATTCAGGACAGTCCTAAGGCGCGGAAATGCGCACTTCGCCGGAAGCGGCGGCAACGCCTTCAAGCGTGCGGTTGGTGGCGAGGTTCAGCACGCGCACCGGATCGCCCTTGCCCGCGTCGGCCAGCGCGCGGCCGGGCGAGGTGATGCGCAGCGCGCCGGAAACGAGAGCGATCGTCACGTTCTCGCCGCGACGCACGAGGCGGGGTGGCGCGACGTCGGCGGCCCGGACGGGCGCGCCCGCGTTCAGGCGGTGGGTGGCTTCCTGCCCGGCGGCTTCCAGCGGGCTCAGCGCACCGCGCGCGATCGCGGGAGAAACCGGTGCGGTTCCGAAGTCCGTGCGGGAGAGCACCTCGCCCCGCTCCACCGTGCGGGCCAGCACGGGCGTCGCTTCGCCGCCCGAAGCAGCCGCAGTGGCAAGCAGGAGCAGGGTCGACAGCATCAGACGGTCTGGGTCGAGGTCTGGAGCATCTCGTCGGCGGTCTTGAGCACGCGGCTGTTCATCTCGTAGGCGCGCTGCGCGGTGATGAGCGCGGTGATTTCCGAGACCGGGTTGACGTTCGACGCTTCGATGAAGCCCTGGCTCAGCGTTCCGTAGGCGGGCTGACCGGGAGTGGAGATCATCGGCTGACCCGAAGCGCCGGTCTCGACGAAAAGACTGTCGCCGATGGCTTCGAGGCCGGCCTCGTTGATGAAGGTCGCGAGTTCGAGCTGGCCGACCGTCTGCATCTCCGCCTGCCCGGCCAGCTTCACCTGCACTTCGCCGGTCTTGGAAACCGAGACGCTGAGCGCGCCCTGCGGGATGGTGATGTCGGGCTGCACGCGGTAGCCGTCGGCGGTCACCAGTTCGCCCTGATCGGAAAGCTGGAACGAGCCCGAGCGCGTGTAGCCGAGGTCGCCGCTCGGCAGCATGATCTGGAAGTAGCCGGGGCCGTCGATGGCGAGGTCGTACTGGTTGCCGGTGTTGGTCAGCGCGCCCTGCTCGGTGATGCGGTAAATGCCGCCGGTCTTCACGCCCGCGCCGATCTGGATGCCCGAGGGAACCTTGGTGCCGTCCGCGCTGGTCGCCGCGCCGGGGCGCGAGACCTGCTGGTAGAGCAGGTCCTGGAACTCCGCCCGCTGCCGCTTGAATCCGGTGGTGTTCATGTTGGCGATGTTGTTCGAAATGACGTCGACGTTGGTCTGCTGGGCCAGCATCCCGGTCGAGGCGATGGAGAGCGAACGCATGGGCGGATCCTTCGTTTGGGGCGGGCTCAGCCCAGCTTGCTGAGGCGGTCGATGGCGCGGCGGCGCATGTCGGCGAGGTCGGACGAGAGGCGCTGGCTGGTCTGGTAGGAGCGCAGGATCTCGACCATGTGGGTGGTTTCGGAAATCGCCTCGACGTTGGAGGCCTCGACGCCACCGGAGCGCAGCTTTGTCTGCGCGGCGGTGAGCAGGGTGCCGCCGGTGCCGGCCAGCATCCCGTCGCCGCGCGCTTCGAGCAGGTTCTCGTCGGTGAAGCCGGTCACGGCGATGCGGCCCACCGCGTCCTCGCCCGCCATGACGGTGCCGTCGGCGGTGATCTTCAACTGCGCGAGCTGGTCGACCGGGACGGCGATGGGGCGGCCGTTCTCGTCGAGCAGTCGCTGGCCGCCGGAGGTCGCGAGTTCGCCGCTGTCCAGTATCTTGATGAAACCCGCGCGGGTGTAGCCGGTGGAGCCGTCCGGCATCTCGACGTTGAGGTAGCCCGGTCCCTCGATCATCACGTCGAGCGGGTTGCCGGTGGACTGGAACGCGCCCTGCGCGATGTCGTGGACCGCGCCGTAGTCGAGCACGTAGGAGGTCTTGCGCGCGTCCTGCACGGGGGCCTGCTGCGCGGTCTCGACATACTCGTGGAACAGCGCCTGCTCGCGCTTGTAGCCGGGCGTGGAGACGTTCGCCATGTTGTTGGCGGCCACGTCGAGCTGGCGGCGCAGGGCCTGCTCGTGACTCAGGAGGACGAAGGCGGAAACGTCCATCGGCGGACCCCGGAAAGCTAGCGATACGAAAAATCTCGGCATAACCCGGGAAAGGCACGCCCCGACCGGATCACAATCCTATATATAGGAATGAAATCGCGCGCGCGGATGCGTGCCCGAGAATTGGCGGATCGATTTCCGAAGGGGTACTGCGTGAGCGACGAAGCGACCGAGGTCGCGCCGGTCGATGGGGCCGAGGCGAAGAAGAAGGGTGGCAAGGGCCGCCTGATCGCGATCGCCGTCGTCGCCGTCGGCATGATCGCGGGCGCGGGCGGCGTGTGGTGGTTCACCCAGCGCGGCGGCAGCGAGCACGCGGATGAAAAGACCGCGGAAGCGCCTGCGGAAGCCCCGGCGGAGGGTGCGGCATCGGCCGATCCCTCGGCGTCCTACATCGAAGTGCCGCCGATGATGGTCAACCTGCGCGGCGGCGGTGCGCAGGCGAAGTTCGTGAAAGTGCGCTTCATCATCGTCGCCGCCGACGGCAAGACCGACGCGGTCAAGGCGCGCCTGCCGGTGATCCTAGACGCGTTGCAGCCGTTCCTGCGCGAACTGCGGCCCGACGATCTCAACGGCTCCGCCGCCGTGTTCCGCATCAAGGAAGAGATGATGCGCCGCTCCACCGAGGCGCTGGGCGCGGGCATGGTGCGCGACGTGCTGATCCAGGATCTGATCCAGCAGTGACGAGCGGCGGCGGCCCTCATGGCGGCGACGAGCCGATCCGGCTGGCGGCGGTGGACGGCGAGTCCGTGCCGAGGCGGGGACTCAAGGCCGTGCTTGATTCCAACGTCATCAACCACGAGCGCCTGCCGATGCTCGAGGTGGTCTGCGAGCGCATGGTACGCGCCTTCGCGACCTCGATGCGCAACCTGACCTCGGACGCGATCGAAGTGAACCTCGAGGCGATCACCTCGGTCCGCTTCGGCGATTTCATGGACAGGCAGGCGCTGCCCGCGATGTTCGGCGTGTTCCAGGTCAAGCCCTGGGAGAGCTACGGCGTCGTCACCGTCGATGCCGGGCTTATCTACGGCATCGTCGACGCGCTGCTCGGCGGGCGGGGCGGCACGCGCACGCTGCCGCCCGAGGGCCGCACCTTCACCACCATCGAATCCAGCCTCGTCTCGCGCGTGGTGCAGATGGCGCTGGACGACCTGGCCTCCGCCTTCGAGGAGATCGCGCCGGTCCAGATGGGGCTGGAGCGCATGGAACTGAGCCCGCGCTTCGCCGCCATCGCCGAGCCGAGCAATGCCGCCGCCGTCGCCACCTATCGCGTCTCGATGGAGGGGCGCGGCGGTCTGTTCTCGATCCTCCTGCCTTACGCCACGATCGAGCCGGTGCGCGACAAGCTGCTCCAGCGCTTCATGGGCGAGAAGCTGGGCCGCGACCGCATCTGGGCCGATCACATGGCCAGCGAACTCTACAACACGCAGGTCACGGTCGACGTGGTGCTGGGCGAGAAGCTGATGTCGCTGCGCGACGTGCGCGATCTTCAGGTGGGGCAGACCATCGCGCTCAACCTCAGCCCGGACGACGCGCTGCAGGTCCATTGCGGCGGCGTGCCGCTGGGCCGCGCGCACATCGGCCAGCGTTCCAGCAACATCGCCATCCGCATGGCCACCGACATCGCGAAGGGGTATCCGAAATGACCGCAGGTTTTACTTGGGCAACCGCGATCAACCTCGCCCTCGTGCTGCTGTGCCTGTGCGTGATGGTTCAGGCGATCCGCATGGACCGCCGCATCCGCGCGCTGCGCGACGGACATCTGGAACAGGCGGTCGAGAAGCTCGACCATGCGACGCACCAGGCGCGGATCGTGCTGGCGGACCTCAAGCGCGTGCTCTCCACCGATGCGGCGGCGCAGGGCGAGATGCTGAACGCTGCGCGCGAACTGCGCGATGAGCTGTCGGTGATGGTCGGCGTCGGCAATTCGGTGGCCGAGCGCATCGTCGATGCGGCGGACAAGGCGCGCGTCGCCGAGGCGGGCGTGCGCCGCCGTTCCGCCCGCTGGCGCGAGGAAGCCGACGCCGTGCTGCGTGCCGAGGAATCCACGCGGCGTGAGGCAGTGCCCGCCGTTGCGACATCCGCAGCGGGCGCGACTGCGGAGACGCGCGACCTCAGCAGCATCGTGTTCGATCTCACTTCGGCGCGCGGGCCGCGTGGAAGCGCCGTCGCGTGATAAAGGCGCTGACCCGTCCCACCCGGCTGATGCTGGGCGTCGCGGCGGCGGCGGCGGTGGCCAACGCCATCGCCTTCGCGGCATCGGCGGACATCGTCGGCGGCGGGGATACCGGGCGTCTCGGCGCGTCGCTGCAGGATGCGACGGCGCGGCGTGACCGCACTTCGGCGGCGGAGAAGCGCAAGCTGGAAATGCGCGAGCAGGCGGTGCGTGCCGGAGAGGCCCGGCTTGCGGGACAGATGAAGCAGCAGCAGGACCAGCAGGCGGCCGCTGCGGCCAAGGGTGCGCAAGGCGCTGCCGGGCCGTCCGTCCCCTACGACAACCTTGCGCGCATCTACCAGACGATGAAGCCCAATCGCGCCGGTCCGATCTTCGAGAAGCTCGATATAGAGGTGCAGAAGGAAGTCGCCAGCCGGATGCGTGAGCGGGCGACGGCGCAGATCATGGCGAACATGTCGCCCAACGGCGCGGTGGCGCTGTCGATGGCGCTGGCCGGTCGCAAGGTGGTTCCGGCGCCTGCGGGCGGCGCCAGGGCGCTGGCACGCGGACCGGCGGCGAAGTAGCGCCTAGCGCTGCATCGCCGAGACCTTGACGATCAGCACCTTGTCGATCGCGGCATCGACGCGCTTGAGCGGCGGGGCGATCATCGCCGAGAGCCGCGCCACGTCGACCGGGGCGAAGCGCGAGGCGCGCAGGCGGGCGAATTCGATGGCGGCAGGAAGCACGGCGGCGCGCAGTTCGGGCATCCGCTTGCCGAGCGCGGCGGCATCGTCTCCCGTCTTCGCCTGCACGACGACGGTCAGGTGCAGCACCCCGTCGACGCGGCCGCCGTCGACGATCGGCACGTCAATCTCTTCCAGCGGCAGGAACGAGGCGTCGGCGGGCGGCATTTCGGCGGCCTTGCGCGGATCGGTGTTGGCGGCGAAGGCAGGCAGCGGCCCGGTGAGCGGGACGGCCATCAGCAGCGCGGCGACGGTGCGCAGGCAGGTACGCAGGGCAGGCATGAGAACTCCGGTAAGCGGTCCGCGCGGGAGGCTGTCGGTCTATAATAGGATGAAACTTGAGGAGTCCCGTTGAGATGAGCGATGATCGGCGTCCGGCCAAGGTCAGGGTCGTATCCGCCGGTGCCCCGATTCCGGCGGAGGCGGTGCCCGCGCGGCGTCGCGGCGACCGGGCGGAGGAGCTGGAGGCGCCTGCCGTCGCGATCGCCGCCAAGAAGCAGGACGCGAGCCTGCTTTGGGTCGTCGGGGCGGTGGGGCTGTTCCTTGTCGGGTGCGTCGTCGGCGGCGCGCTTTTCGTGCTTTCCGGGCTGGCTTCGGCGACGCCGCTGTGAGCCGGGCGCGCCTGCTGGCCGGGGCCGCGCTGGCGGCGAGTGCCTCGCTGCTCTCCGCAGCACCGGAGTTTGGCATCGGCGAGGCCGCGCGGCTGCCGGGGTTCGCCGCCGAACTGGCGCAGCGGCCTTCGCTGACCGGCGCCTCCGCGTGGGTCGCGATGCCGGAGAAGGAAGCGTGGCATCGCCTCTCCACCGTGGCGGGTTCGCAGCGGCAGGGCGCGCGCTGGGACTATGCGCGCAGCCTCATCGCCGCCGAGCGTGGTCCCGAGGCGCTCGGTGTGCTGGAGGTGATGCGGCAGGACGATCCCGACCTCGGCATGGTCGATGCGTGGCGTCTCGCGCACGGGGCCGCGCTGGTGCAGGTGGGCCGGGCCGAGGGGGCGCTGGCCGAACTCGACATGCCGGGCCTGCGCGCCAATCCCGAGGCTTGCCTGTGGCGGCTGCGCGCACTCGCGGGCGAGGGGCTGGCCGAGCAGGCGCTGCAACAGCTCGACTGCGCCGGTCCCGCGCTGGAAAAGCCACGCGCTGCGCCGTTCGTGCTGGCTGCCGCCCGCGCGGGCGTGGAGGGCGGTGCGCCCGACAAGGCGCTGCACTGGCTGTCGTGGCTGCCCGACCGCGATCCGGCCGCCAATCTCCTGCGCGGGCGTGCCGAGCAGTTGCTGGGTCGGGTGGACGAGGCGCGCCTGCGCTTCGCCCGCGTCGAGCAGTCCGGCGGCCCCGCCGAACGCGTGGATGCGCGCCTGAGCCGTATCGAGGGCGAAGTCGCGCGCAATGCCATCCGGCCCGAGGCGGCGCTGAAGCAGCTCGACGCGATCCGCTATTCCTGGCGCGGCGACGCCATCGAGGAACGCGCGCTGCGCCTGTCCTATCGCCTTGCCGACGCCCGCCACGATCTGCCCGCGACGCTGGCCGCAGGGGCCGCGCTGGTGCGCTATCACGGGGCGGAAGAAGCTGCCGATTTCCTGCCGGACCTGCGCGGCAAGCTCACCGAAGCGCTCGACCCCGCGCGCAAGCTGCCGCTGGACAAGGCGGCGGGGCTTTACTGGGACTACCGCGACCTCGCCCCGTCGGGTGCCGAGGGCGACCTGATGGCGAGCCGCCTTGCCGGGCGGTTGCAGCAGGCGGGGCTGTTCGAGCGGGCCGCCGACCTCCTGTCCTATCAGCTCACGCAGCGCGCGGGCGACCTCGCGCGCGGTCCGCTTTCGGCGCGGGTGGCGGGGCTCTACATCCTTGCCGGGCGGCCCGAACGGGCGCTGCGCACCTTGCGCGAAACCGACGATCCCGGCCTTCCCGATGGCATGATCGCCGAGCGCAAGCGGGTCGAGGCGGCCGCGCTCACGCAGGTCGGGCGGATGGACGAGGCGCTGGCGGTCCTGCAAGACCTCCCCGGTTCCAGCCCCCTGCAGGCGGAGATCCTCTGGCAGCGGCGCGAGTGGTCGCGCTATGCGCAGATGTCCGCCCCCGCGCTGCCCAAGGGGCGCTCGCTCGATGCGGTGGCGCAGGCACAAGTGCTGCGCCACGCGATCTCGCAGGCGATGCTGGGGCGCGAGGATGTGCTGGCGGGGCTGCACGCCCGCTATGCCGCCGCGTTCCGGGGACTGCCTTCCGCGCCGGTGTTCGAGATGCTGACCGGCGCACCCGGCGCGGTCGATCCCGGCAAGCTGGCGCAGGCGATGGCGGCGATCCCCTCTGCCAGCCCGGCGGGGGACTTCGCCGATCTGCTGGAGGGCGGGAAGAAGGGCTGAGCGGCCCGCCGGTTACTTCAGGAAGTTCGCCAGCGACATCGAGTTGAGCTGCGCGAAGACCGAGTAGCTCGCCTGAAGGATCGTCTGGCGCTGCGTGATGTCGAGCGCGACCTGCCCCATGTCGGCGTCCTCCACCGAGCCGATCACTTCGGTCAGCAGCTTCACGCGGTCTTCCGCGCGCGTCTCCAGCGTCTCGACCTGCGCCTGTCGGCGGCCGTTCTGCGCGTTGACGGTGCGCACGTCGGCCACGCCCGCATCGAACAGTTCGATAGCGTCGGTGAGCGCCTGCTTCTGGTCCGCAGTGAGGGTGTCGCCGATGGGACCAGCGTCGGCCAGCGCCTGGAACGCGGTGATGAGCTTCTTCGCCACGTCGCTGGCGCCGATGCCGTACTGCACGTCCACGCCCTCGCCCGCACGGGTGGACTGGCGCACGTCATCGTTGGCGAAGGCCTCCTCGGGATCGATCCCGGCGATGTCCTCAAGCTTCTCGGGCAGGAACGGCGCGGTCGCGTTCTGCGAACCGGCGAACAGATACTTGCCCGCCTCGGTCGCGTTGAGCGAGGCGCGCAGGCCCTTGAAAGCGTCCTCGATCATGCCCTGAAGGCCCGGAGAATTGCCGGTGCCGATGGCGTTGAACAGTTCCTCGCGCAAGTCGCCCAGCGAGGAATCGATCTGCTCCAGATTGGCCTGGTAGAGCG includes these proteins:
- a CDS encoding Gfo/Idh/MocA family protein: MGKTGLTALVVGTGFGCRIHVPALRAAGIDVVGLVGRTVERLERKAASLGIPAVFTDLDEAITATGATVVTVATTPSTHAAIALKAIARGCHVLCEKPFAFDAAEGETLLKSAEQAGIVHMVSHEFRWLPERALFGRAISDGMIGDPRFLVLDQFIPFCADPEARLPKWWFDLDAGGGWLGAGGSHLIDQVRAWLGDFHSLSANLMVVSDRDGVAEDSYSMRFLMKNGVEGSMQQTAGAWGPSANLCRCAGSKGTVWIEGGKVLVADKGGTRELPMPDDLQLPPPPPAADANSSARMSHFEIGPFTRLCEAMAFRITASQLPSAVAAPTFADGLATMKVMDAMRASAAAGGALQVI
- a CDS encoding sugar phosphate isomerase/epimerase family protein, whose translation is MPVLDYAELAARLECDFISLNFGGAANRLDPHRPECLRDDPALRHRLTRKVRELGLEIRLVEGFAIAPGLSVDAYAADLEAAAEMGASVICAVSLDKDLARTFDQFRRLAEASAQYGLTVTTEVGAGVIRSLDLARAALAGVAHENFGLLLDTMHFFRCGATIEDLASIPAGALGHVQLCDVPMPAQGSSYLEEALFERCGLGEGDLPLRRLVDTLSEPVSLGLEIPIRSQHAHGLSAFERLGPSVRLARAWLADR
- a CDS encoding flagellin, translated to MAFSVNTNAGAMAALQSLNATNRSMESTQSRITTGLNVASTKDDSAKYTVAQSLRGDLGKLGAVTSSLNNAKSVTDVAVAGAEQISDLINQMKSKALEASDEGLDVESRTAIAKDLVSLKKQINTVIDGSDFNGTNLLKDTAAVAGPPAVPARADKVSALQSIDGDTLSVANQGFTTLATTAMGASGTDTTITDLENATSATAAASAKTLAGNLDTFFDKVKAGLSQLGAGSRQIEGQLAFNSNLNDVITTGIGNLVDADLAKESANLQALQVQQQLGVQALSIANQAPQTLLSLFR
- the flgH gene encoding flagellar basal body L-ring protein FlgH, whose amino-acid sequence is MTKPAATFNATLAVALLSASLLAGCGSVGRLKNVGKAPKMSEAGEPVAPRIEPSLGNHAAGERAPDGGDPKVADAARGASLFRTGGGAFFRDQRASRVGDIVTIRINIADNARVDNTTTRTRNGSENAGIAALLGLESQIGKVLPGNPDPGNLASTSSKSSAVGAGNTARSEQINMIVAATVMSVLPNGNLAIRGKQEVRVNFELRELVVSGVIRPEDIARDNSIRHSQIAEARISYGGRGQLTDAQQARWGQQIYDALFPF
- the flgA gene encoding flagellar basal body P-ring formation chaperone FlgA; the protein is MLSTLLLLATAAASGGEATPVLARTVERGEVLSRTDFGTAPVSPAIARGALSPLEAAGQEATHRLNAGAPVRAADVAPPRLVRRGENVTIALVSGALRITSPGRALADAGKGDPVRVLNLATNRTLEGVAAASGEVRISAP
- the flgG gene encoding flagellar basal-body rod protein FlgG; its protein translation is MRSLSIASTGMLAQQTNVDVISNNIANMNTTGFKRQRAEFQDLLYQQVSRPGAATSADGTKVPSGIQIGAGVKTGGIYRITEQGALTNTGNQYDLAIDGPGYFQIMLPSGDLGYTRSGSFQLSDQGELVTADGYRVQPDITIPQGALSVSVSKTGEVQVKLAGQAEMQTVGQLELATFINEAGLEAIGDSLFVETGASGQPMISTPGQPAYGTLSQGFIEASNVNPVSEITALITAQRAYEMNSRVLKTADEMLQTSTQTV
- a CDS encoding flagellar hook-basal body complex protein, with translation MDVSAFVLLSHEQALRRQLDVAANNMANVSTPGYKREQALFHEYVETAQQAPVQDARKTSYVLDYGAVHDIAQGAFQSTGNPLDVMIEGPGYLNVEMPDGSTGYTRAGFIKILDSGELATSGGQRLLDENGRPIAVPVDQLAQLKITADGTVMAGEDAVGRIAVTGFTDENLLEARGDGMLAGTGGTLLTAAQTKLRSGGVEASNVEAISETTHMVEILRSYQTSQRLSSDLADMRRRAIDRLSKLG
- a CDS encoding flagellar basal body-associated FliL family protein; this translates as MSDEATEVAPVDGAEAKKKGGKGRLIAIAVVAVGMIAGAGGVWWFTQRGGSEHADEKTAEAPAEAPAEGAASADPSASYIEVPPMMVNLRGGGAQAKFVKVRFIIVAADGKTDAVKARLPVILDALQPFLRELRPDDLNGSAAVFRIKEEMMRRSTEALGAGMVRDVLIQDLIQQ
- the fliM gene encoding flagellar motor switch protein FliM, encoding MTSGGGPHGGDEPIRLAAVDGESVPRRGLKAVLDSNVINHERLPMLEVVCERMVRAFATSMRNLTSDAIEVNLEAITSVRFGDFMDRQALPAMFGVFQVKPWESYGVVTVDAGLIYGIVDALLGGRGGTRTLPPEGRTFTTIESSLVSRVVQMALDDLASAFEEIAPVQMGLERMELSPRFAAIAEPSNAAAVATYRVSMEGRGGLFSILLPYATIEPVRDKLLQRFMGEKLGRDRIWADHMASELYNTQVTVDVVLGEKLMSLRDVRDLQVGQTIALNLSPDDALQVHCGGVPLGRAHIGQRSSNIAIRMATDIAKGYPK
- a CDS encoding DUF6468 domain-containing protein yields the protein MTAGFTWATAINLALVLLCLCVMVQAIRMDRRIRALRDGHLEQAVEKLDHATHQARIVLADLKRVLSTDAAAQGEMLNAARELRDELSVMVGVGNSVAERIVDAADKARVAEAGVRRRSARWREEADAVLRAEESTRREAVPAVATSAAGATAETRDLSSIVFDLTSARGPRGSAVA